A window from Plasmodium gaboni strain SY75 chromosome 9, whole genome shotgun sequence encodes these proteins:
- a CDS encoding putative transporter — translation MSSDMSKENISQLKYEGESGKDLKINKWIVLVLYSIVSSLATFVHAGFSGWQPIIYKTGAFSELCKEGDEVQIFKVDENISYNSCGNRDAAINNLFTLSFFLHFFLSSMSGFILDTFGEKVCFLCGQIILALAFFSLAVLKFSYVWYIFFFLLGVSADLSFIPLLKISKYFPGQESLIFGILGSARSTGFAVGLLLKIAFFYLFKFGDNEFYILCVIYLCTCILFSFLVGIFIMPGKSTNIKLSIQGQDNIQINSERATGSSMTDKNKNNMNNNNNNNNGIYEEMENLESGRRSSVNMSERNISSKQQVNNTSLFDYIKSLWAHPQKWEYLITVFICSSSMIRFDYFIKTNRSFFMTTAYDLTTVFSLSTVLSFLPSPLFGYISGKLGSIYGILINNLFILLTYVCVLFNPILFKYMAIFLFFFFISFAFSCFYCYVDEKYSKEHFGKLCGIMFAVSAICLSINFYLTYLTDVVYAKLGENKHLPVTYGLNVLGLVSLMGCIYLKVSEKKKAKN, via the coding sequence ATGTCGTCAGATATGTCAAAGGAAAACATTTCACAACTAAAGTATGAAGGAGAATCAGGGAAGGATCTAAAAATTAATAAGTGGATTGTATTAGTTTTATATTCCATAGTATCTTCACTTGCTACATTTGTTCATGCTGGATTTAGTGGATGGCAACCTATAATATACAAGACGGGTGCTTTTTCTGAATTATGTAAGGAAGGTGATGAAGTGCAAATATTTAAAGTAGATGAgaatatatcatataattcatGTGGTAATAGAGATGCAGctataaataatttatttacattatcattctttttacattttttcttatcatCAATGAGTGGATTTATTTTAGATACATTTGGAGAGAAAGTATGTTTCTTATGTGGACAAATTATATTAGCTTTAgcttttttttcattagcagtattaaaattttcataCGTATGgtatatattctttttcttATTGGGTGTATCAGCTGATTTGTCGTTTATACCTTTGTTAAAAATATCTAAATATTTCCCAGGACAAGaatcattaatatttgGAATTTTAGGCTCAGCTAGATCTACTGGTTTTGCTGTAggtttattattaaaaattgctttcttttatttatttaaatttgGTGATAATGagttttatatattatgtgtaatttatttatgCACATGTATATTATTCTCATTTCTTGTGggtatatttattatgcCTGGTAAAAGTActaatattaaattatcaATACAAGGGCAAgataatatacaaattaATAGTGAGCGTGCTACTGGATCATCAATGAcagataaaaataaaaataatatgaacaataataataataataataatggtatatatgaagaaatGGAAAACTTAGAAAGTGGTAGAAGATCATCAGTTAATATGTCAGAAAGAAATATTTCATCTAAACAACAAGTTAATAATACATCTCTttttgattatataaaatcatTATGGGCACATCCACAAAAATGGGAATATTTAATAACAGTTTTTATATGTAGTTCAAGTATGATCAGAtttgattattttattaaaacaaataGATCTTTCTTTATGACTACTGCATATGATCTAACAACAgtattttcattatcaACAGTTTTATCATTCTTGCCATCACCACTCTTTGGATATATAAGTGGAAAATTAGGTTCTATATATGgaatattaattaataatttatttatattattaacatatgtatgtgttttatttaatcctatattattcaaatatatggctatattcttattcttcttcttcataTCATTTGCCTTTTCATGTTTCTACTGTTATGTTgatgaaaaatattcaaaagAACATTTTGGAAAATTATGTGGTATTATGTTTGCTGTAAGTGCAATATGTTTGAGTAtcaatttttatttgaCATACCTAACAGATGTTGTATATGCTAAACTAGG